One Deinococcus hopiensis KR-140 genomic window, GTGCGTACACCTACACCCTGGAGTGGGGAGACGGAACGACCGAAACCCTGACGCCCACCACCCCAACGGCACAACTGAAGCACAACTACAGCGGGCCGGGAAGCTACACAGTTCAAGTTACGCCTCAAGGCAGCACTCCGGTGACGACCACCGTCAACCTGAGCGCTCCGCTTCCGGGCCTGACGACCACGCCTGACAACGCGTCCATCCGTCAGACGGTCACGGCGAACCTGACGGCCCTGGTTCCCGCCCTGACGTATACGCTCGACTGGGGAGACGGCACCACCGAAACCATCACCGGCAGTCCCACTGCTCAAAAGACGCACGCGTACGCGCAGCCTGGGACGTACACCGTCCGCCTTACCTCTCCCGCGACCACGCCGGTGACGGCCAGCGTGACAGCGGCTGTTCCCGCCCCGACGGCCAGCGGAACGGCAAGTGGTTTGAGCGTTTCCCTGAATCTGGGCAACCTGCTGAGCGGGTACCCCTACAGCGTCGCGTGGGGCGACGGAACGACCGAGCCCCTGACGGCCACCGCTGCGACCGCGACCCTGAGTCACGCTTACAGCCAGCCCGGCACCTTCACGGTTCAGGTCACGCCCAGGGGCAGCACGCCCGTGACGACGCCCGTCACAGTGAACGCGCCGAACTCCGTGCTGACGGTCACGCCGAGCGCTCCCCTGATTCGCCAGACGGTCACAGCGAACCTGACGGCCCTGGTTCCCGCCCTGACGTATACGCTCGACTGGGGAGACGGCACCACCGAAACCATCACTGGCAGCACTGCCACCCAGAAGACGCACACGTACGCGCAGCCCGGGACATACACCGTGACGCTCTCCGCAACCGGGACCACTCCAGCGACGTTCAGCCTGCCGGTTGGCATGCCCGTTCCGACCGTGACGGCGACTTCCACCGCCCTGACGGCTTCCCTGGGTCTGGGCAACCTGCTCGCGGATTACAGCTACACGGTGAATTGGGGAGACGGAACGACCGAACCCCTGACCGCCACCGCTGCGACCGCGACCCTGAGTCACGCTTACAGCCAGCCCGGCACCTTCACGGTTCAGGTCACGCCCAGGGGCAGCGCTCCAGTCACGACGCCCGTCACAGTGAACGCGCCGAACTCCGTGCTAACGGTGACACCGAGCGCTCCTCTGATTCGCCAGACGGTCACGGCGAACCTGAGCTCCCTGGTTCCCGCCCTGACCTATACGCTCGACTGGGGAGACGGCACCACCGAAACCATCACCGGCAGTCCCACTGCTCAAAAGACGTACACCTATAGCACTCCCGGTGCCTACGCCGTCTCCGTCAGTGCGCCCGGAACGGCCCCCGCGACTACGCCGGTCACGGTTGGCGTTCCCGGCCCGACGGCCACCGGAACGGCAAGTGGATTGACGGCTTCCCTGGGTCTGGGGAACCTGCTCGGGGATTACAGCTACACGGTGGACTGGGGAGACGGAACGACCGAGCCCCTGACGGCCACCGCTGCGACCACGACCCTGAGTCACGCCTACAGCCAGCCCGGCACCTTCACACTCCAGATCACGCCGCAGGGCAGCACGCCCGTGACGGCGCCCATCAGCGTGAATGCTCCGATCCCAGTCCTGGTGGTCACACCTGGCAACGCACTCATCCGTCAGACGGTCACGGCAAACCTGACGGCCCTGGTTCCTGCCCTGACCTATACGCTCGACTGGGGAGACGGCACCACCGAGACCATCACCGGCAGCACCGCCACCCAGAAAACGCACACCTACAGCGCTCCCGGTCCCTACACCATTACCCTCTCTTCCCCCGCGACCCCAGCGGTGACGGCTGCGGTCAGCTCTAGCGCGCCCGTTCCGACCGTGGCGGCGACTTCCGCCGCCCTGACGGCTTCCCTGGGTCTGGGGAACCTGCTCGCGGATTACAGCTACACGGTGAACTGGGGAGACGGAACGACCGAACCCCTGACCGCCACCGCTGCGACCGCGACCCTGAGTCACGCTTACAGCCAGCCCGGCACCTTCACGGTTCAGGTCACGCCCAGGGGCAGCACGCCCGTGACGACGCCCGTCACAGTGAACGCGCCGAACTCCGTGCTAACGGTGACACCGAGCGCTCCTCTGATTCGCCAGACGGTCACGGCGAACCTGAGCTCCCTGGTTCCCGCCCTGACCTATACGCTCGACTGGGGAGACGGCACCACCGAGACCTTCACCGGCACCGCCGCCCAGAAGATGCACACGTACGCGCAGCCCGGGACGTACACGGTCTCGCTCTCCGCGACCGGGACCACTCCAGCGACGGTCAGCGTCACAGCGGCTGTTCCCGCCCCGACAGCCACCGGAACGGCAAGTGGATTGACGGCTTCCCTGGGTCTGGGGAACCTGCTCGCGGATTACAGCTACACGGTGAACTGGGGCGACGGAACGACCGAGCCCCTGACGGCCACCGCTGCGACCGCGACCCTGAGTCACGCTTACAGCCAGCCCGGCACCTTCACGGTTCAGGTCACGCCCAGGGGCAGCACGCCCGTGACGACGCCCGTCACAGTGAACGCGCCGAACTCCGTGCTGACGGTCACGCCGAGCGCTCCCCTGATTCGCCAGACGGTCACGGCGAACCTGAGCTCCCTGGTTCCCGCCCTGACGTATACGCTCGACTGGGGAGACGGCACCACCGAAACCATCACTGGCAGCACTGCCACCCAGAAGACGCACACGTACGCGCAGCCCGGGACATACACCGTGACGCTCTCCGCAACCGGGACCACTCCAGCGACGTTCAGCCTGCCGGTTGGCATGCCCGTTCCGACTGTGACGGGGACTTCCACTGCCTTGACGGCTTCCCTGGGTCTGGGCAACCTGCTGGGGGATTACAGCTACACGGTGAAGTGGGGAGACGGAACGACCGAACCCCTGACGCCCACCGCCGCGACGGCGACCCTGAGTCACGCCTACAGCGAGCCGGGCACCTACACGGTTCAGGTCACGCCCAGGGGCAGCGCTCCAGTGACGACCCCCGTCACCGTGAGCGCTCCGAATTCGGTCCTGACGGTCACGCCGAGCGATCCTTCCATTCGCCAGACGGTCACGGCGAACCTGAGGTCCCTGGTTCCCGCCCTGACGTATACGCTCGACTGGGGAGACGGCACCACCGAAACCATCACCGGCACTCCCGCCGCCCAGAAGACGCACGGGTACAGCCCCCCGGGCAGGTACACCGTCACCCTTACCTCTCCCGCGACCACGCCGGTGACGGCCAGCGTGACAGCGGCTGTTCCCGCCCCGACGGCCAGCGGAACGGCAAGTGGTTNNNNNNNNNNNNNNNNNNNNNNNNNNNNNNNNNNNNNNNNNNNNNNNNNNNNNNNNNNNNNNNNNNNNNNNNNNNNNNNNNNNNNNNNNNNNNNNNNNNNGAACCCCTGACCGCCACCGCTGCGACCGCGACCCTGAGTCACGCCTACAGCCAGCCCGGCACCTTCACGGTTCAGGTCACGCCCAGGGGCAGCGCTCCAGTCACGACGCCCGTCACGGTGAACGCGCCGAACTCCGTGCTGACGGTCACGCCGAGCGCTCCTCTGATTCGCCAGACGGTCACGGCGAACCTGAGCTCCCTGGTTCCCGCCCTGACCTATACGCTCGACTGGGGAGACGGCACCACCGAAACCATCACCGGCACCGCCGCCACCCAGAAAACGCACCGGTACAGCGCCCCGGGCAGCTATAGCGTTACCCTTACCTCTCCCGCGACCACGCCGGTGACGGCCAGCGTGACAGCGGCTGTTCCCGCCCCGACGGCCAGCGGAACGGCAAGTGGTTTGAGCGTTTCCCTGAATCTGGGCAACCTGCTGAGCGGGTACCCCTACAGCGTCGCGTGGGGCGACGGAACGACCGAGCCCCTGACGGCCACCGCTGCGACCGCGACCCTGAGTCAC contains:
- a CDS encoding PKD domain-containing protein; the encoded protein is MTASLNLSNLLSAYTYTLEWGDGTTETLTPTTPTAQLKHNYSGPGSYTVQVTPQGSTPVTTTVNLSAPLPGLTTTPDNASIRQTVTANLTALVPALTYTLDWGDGTTETITGSPTAQKTHAYAQPGTYTVRLTSPATTPVTASVTAAVPAPTASGTASGLSVSLNLGNLLSGYPYSVAWGDGTTEPLTATAATATLSHAYSQPGTFTVQVTPRGSTPVTTPVTVNAPNSVLTVTPSAPLIRQTVTANLTALVPALTYTLDWGDGTTETITGSTATQKTHTYAQPGTYTVTLSATGTTPATFSLPVGMPVPTVTATSTALTASLGLGNLLADYSYTVNWGDGTTEPLTATAATATLSHAYSQPGTFTVQVTPRGSAPVTTPVTVNAPNSVLTVTPSAPLIRQTVTANLSSLVPALTYTLDWGDGTTETITGSPTAQKTYTYSTPGAYAVSVSAPGTAPATTPVTVGVPGPTATGTASGLTASLGLGNLLGDYSYTVDWGDGTTEPLTATAATTTLSHAYSQPGTFTLQITPQGSTPVTAPISVNAPIPVLVVTPGNALIRQTVTANLTALVPALTYTLDWGDGTTETITGSTATQKTHTYSAPGPYTITLSSPATPAVTAAVSSSAPVPTVAATSAALTASLGLGNLLADYSYTVNWGDGTTEPLTATAATATLSHAYSQPGTFTVQVTPRGSTPVTTPVTVNAPNSVLTVTPSAPLIRQTVTANLSSLVPALTYTLDWGDGTTETFTGTAAQKMHTYAQPGTYTVSLSATGTTPATVSVTAAVPAPTATGTASGLTASLGLGNLLADYSYTVNWGDGTTEPLTATAATATLSHAYSQPGTFTVQVTPRGSTPVTTPVTVNAPNSVLTVTPSAPLIRQTVTANLSSLVPALTYTLDWGDGTTETITGSTATQKTHTYAQPGTYTVTLSATGTTPATFSLPVGMPVPTVTGTSTALTASLGLGNLLGDYSYTVKWGDGTTEPLTPTAATATLSHAYSEPGTYTVQVTPRGSAPVTTPVTVSAPNSVLTVTPSDPSIRQTVTANLRSLVPALTYTLDWGDGTTETITGTPAAQKTHGYSPPGRYTVTLTSPATTPVTASVTAAVPAPTASGTASG